One Oceanispirochaeta sp. genomic region harbors:
- a CDS encoding Glu/Leu/Phe/Val dehydrogenase dimerization domain-containing protein, which produces MSELSMGNKEAFLKKLRKECGDILESQFRIDINTKDKILEEYFSQGYLPRWYFYSNTADTIAHHIYMLTHFLNANSDMLSQSGVDNYSKTYFINVGRDYPGRLARVIEQNLSMDIVSLDSESTASGLRIVTIDKRGEHYTVLSEEDKKNAGILWEHVIDYGKENNLKHAKEFLETLSHQYLREELSVQRYPDRIFRHLHLYEKASDQKGIVAESAILNDVLRLSLSCQNPDKHFIFESLKYFRKNRINLERSYYDLFEHDEKQVGIFSIYIKAPAVDYKDLETIMKRDLVSFANIPFLSRKDSVEHRVEGLIRKISSPLTEPALDLCLQELKGLCRDNLKPGKEMGNFYMNCVTDFLEAAKWAGLADNSSVLKILLGFERFDEFFVACPKDGKIKNVPGYRIKHSSLRGASKGGLRIDPIVNFCEVAALSFMMTWKSARSRILFGGAKGGLMLNPREYDPRSMDFFDSLSNFGR; this is translated from the coding sequence GTGTCCGAACTTTCCATGGGAAACAAAGAAGCCTTTCTGAAAAAGCTGAGGAAGGAGTGCGGAGATATTCTGGAAAGCCAGTTCCGGATCGATATCAATACGAAAGACAAGATTCTGGAAGAGTATTTTTCACAGGGTTATCTGCCTCGCTGGTACTTTTACAGCAACACCGCCGATACCATTGCCCATCATATCTACATGCTGACTCATTTTCTGAATGCCAACAGTGACATGTTGTCCCAGTCGGGTGTGGATAACTATTCAAAGACTTATTTTATCAATGTGGGAAGGGATTATCCGGGACGCCTGGCCAGGGTGATAGAGCAGAATCTCTCCATGGATATCGTCTCTTTAGATTCTGAATCCACTGCCAGCGGATTAAGGATTGTCACCATCGACAAGAGGGGTGAACATTATACTGTTCTCTCCGAGGAGGACAAGAAGAATGCCGGGATCCTGTGGGAACATGTGATCGATTACGGAAAGGAAAACAATCTCAAGCATGCCAAAGAGTTCCTTGAAACTCTGTCTCACCAGTATCTGAGAGAAGAGTTGTCGGTTCAGCGCTATCCCGACAGGATCTTCCGTCACCTTCATCTCTATGAAAAAGCTTCGGACCAGAAAGGAATTGTTGCCGAATCGGCCATCCTCAATGATGTTCTCAGACTCTCCCTGTCCTGTCAGAATCCTGACAAGCATTTCATCTTTGAATCCCTGAAATATTTTAGAAAAAACAGAATTAACCTGGAGCGGAGTTATTACGATCTCTTTGAGCATGACGAGAAACAGGTGGGAATATTCTCAATTTATATCAAGGCTCCTGCAGTGGATTACAAAGATCTGGAAACTATAATGAAGCGGGATCTGGTCTCTTTTGCCAATATTCCCTTTCTGTCCCGCAAAGATAGTGTGGAACACAGAGTCGAAGGGCTGATCCGTAAAATTTCCTCTCCCTTGACAGAGCCTGCACTGGATCTCTGTCTGCAGGAACTCAAAGGGTTGTGCCGTGATAACCTGAAGCCTGGAAAAGAGATGGGGAACTTTTACATGAACTGTGTGACAGATTTTCTGGAGGCTGCCAAATGGGCCGGTTTGGCCGATAATTCTTCGGTCCTCAAGATTCTCCTGGGTTTTGAGCGGTTTGACGAGTTTTTTGTGGCCTGTCCCAAAGACGGGAAAATCAAGAATGTTCCCGGTTACAGGATCAAGCACAGTTCTCTCCGGGGCGCCTCCAAGGGGGGACTCCGGATTGACCCGATTGTCAACTTCTGCGAGGTGGCTGCGTTGTCCTTCATGATGACCTGGAAGAGTGCCCGGAGCCGTATTCTTTTCGGTGGTGCCAAGGGCGGTCTGATGCTGAACCCCCGTGAGTATGATCCCCGAAGCATGGACTTCTTTGATTCCCTGAGCAATTTCGGCCG
- the yiaK gene encoding 3-dehydro-L-gulonate 2-dehydrogenase, whose translation MRIQFNEMKETIRLAFIKAGMSEVKAEACARIHTESSCDGVYSHGLNRVSKFAEYIRTGLVNSEGEPILIQQMGSIENYDGNMGPGILNAQFTMDRAIDLASAHGMGLATLKNTTHWMRGGSYGWQAVQKGFIGICWTNTESCMPAWGSISSSVGNNPFVMAVPNGDSPLVLDMAMSQYSYGKLEVTRQAGATLPYPGGYDKEGILTDNPGEIEETRRILPMGYWKGSGFSILLDMVASLLSGGLATAGIDANNAGNCGGCSQIFMAFDPEKFGGSGFMEATLKQSIEHLHSAIPETEGGSIYYPGERTILTRKENRELGIPVNEKVWNEVSVLAGKSREGVL comes from the coding sequence TTGAGAATTCAATTTAATGAAATGAAGGAAACTATTAGACTTGCCTTTATTAAGGCTGGTATGAGCGAGGTTAAGGCTGAAGCTTGTGCCCGTATCCACACAGAATCATCCTGTGATGGAGTGTACTCTCACGGTTTGAACAGAGTGTCCAAATTTGCAGAATATATTAGGACCGGTTTAGTCAATTCTGAAGGAGAGCCCATCCTTATTCAACAGATGGGTTCCATTGAAAACTATGATGGGAATATGGGTCCCGGGATTCTTAACGCCCAGTTTACCATGGACCGCGCCATAGATTTGGCATCCGCTCATGGAATGGGTCTTGCCACATTAAAAAATACAACCCATTGGATGCGCGGCGGATCCTATGGATGGCAGGCAGTCCAAAAGGGTTTTATCGGGATATGCTGGACCAATACAGAATCCTGTATGCCGGCCTGGGGATCTATCTCAAGCAGCGTTGGTAACAATCCCTTCGTCATGGCCGTACCCAACGGCGACTCTCCCCTGGTTCTGGATATGGCAATGAGTCAGTATTCCTATGGGAAATTGGAAGTGACCCGACAAGCCGGTGCAACACTGCCCTACCCTGGAGGTTACGATAAAGAGGGGATACTCACCGACAACCCCGGTGAGATTGAAGAGACCCGAAGGATTCTGCCCATGGGTTACTGGAAAGGTTCAGGTTTTTCTATACTCTTGGACATGGTTGCATCACTTCTCTCTGGAGGTCTGGCCACCGCGGGTATCGATGCTAATAACGCAGGAAACTGCGGCGGCTGCTCCCAGATATTCATGGCTTTTGATCCTGAAAAGTTCGGAGGAAGCGGATTTATGGAAGCAACTTTAAAACAGAGCATTGAGCACCTCCACTCAGCAATACCTGAGACAGAGGGCGGGTCGATCTATTATCCAGGAGAAAGAACTATATTAACCCGGAAAGAGAACCGGGAATTAGGAATTCCTGTAAATGAAAAAGTATGGAACGAGGTCTCAGTTCTTGCAGGGAAATCGAGAGAAGGGGTTCTTTAG
- a CDS encoding PIN domain-containing protein: MKVFIDTAPLIYLIEGSTEFADRVEVQLSQWINADMILTSSTLTLLELLVIPHKQKNNRLVQKYRALMQDLLSVPMVELNQTIAVSAAEIRGTYGFKTPDSIQLATALHSGSDIFYTNDLRLSKFKEITILTVAG; the protein is encoded by the coding sequence TTGAAAGTTTTTATTGACACGGCCCCTCTCATCTACCTGATAGAAGGATCTACAGAATTTGCCGACAGAGTGGAAGTTCAGCTGAGTCAGTGGATAAACGCAGATATGATATTGACCAGCTCTACCCTGACATTACTCGAATTATTGGTGATTCCCCATAAGCAGAAAAACAATCGGCTTGTTCAGAAATACAGGGCACTGATGCAGGATCTGCTATCAGTGCCGATGGTGGAACTCAATCAGACCATCGCAGTTTCAGCTGCTGAGATCCGGGGGACCTATGGGTTTAAAACGCCCGACTCCATTCAGTTAGCTACAGCCCTTCATTCCGGATCTGATATCTTCTATACTAACGATCTCAGACTCAGCAAATTTAAGGAAATTACGATTTTGACTGTGGCTGGATGA
- a CDS encoding type II toxin-antitoxin system Phd/YefM family antitoxin, giving the protein MKVISVMKVRQSLGQILDEVNLKSETFILERAGKPIAKIIPMNSEGPQGNLSLNLKALRDLKGLNPQSERSSDPSEWLDKERGEWE; this is encoded by the coding sequence GTGAAAGTTATATCGGTCATGAAGGTCAGACAGAGTCTGGGTCAGATCCTGGATGAGGTCAATCTTAAGTCGGAGACCTTTATTCTTGAAAGGGCCGGAAAGCCCATCGCCAAGATTATTCCTATGAACAGTGAAGGCCCTCAGGGGAACCTTTCACTCAACCTTAAGGCCCTCCGTGATCTGAAGGGCCTTAATCCTCAAAGCGAGCGCAGTTCTGATCCCTCTGAGTGGTTGGATAAGGAGAGAGGGGAGTGGGAATAA